The Streptomyces sp. NBC_01775 genome includes a region encoding these proteins:
- a CDS encoding ATP-binding protein, translating into MPDESRLIQSLRGAVEAAPEDVPLRLHLGQLLLDAGRASEAVVEAAAALQRDPDNEEARALMTRAVAPPSPGPGPAPAQPPAPGPGSSPAAPAAGFDWHQAEDEVADIVEPRFVTGTPEEPGDSGEPGAPHEPGMPDESGTPEAPLTADGNDDPGETSLWDVESAGGLRLADVGGMREVKERLEAAFLAPLRNPELRKLYGKSLRGGLLLYGPPGCGKTFLARAVAGELGASFLNVALSDVLDMWVGASERNLSSIFKTARRNAPCVVFLDELDALGGKRSRIQHGGMRNTVNQLLTELDGVGSENDGVFVLAATNHPWDVDSALRRPGRLDRTLLVLPPDEEARQAVLHYHLRERPVAGVDLGKLARRTDGFSGADLAHVCETASEYALMDSVRSGEPRMIDMADLTKAAKELRPSTEAWFGTARNVAMYANNDGTYDDLLAYLKKRKLL; encoded by the coding sequence ATGCCCGATGAGTCACGGCTGATCCAGAGCCTGCGCGGCGCGGTCGAGGCCGCCCCCGAGGACGTACCGCTGCGCCTGCATCTGGGCCAGCTCCTGCTGGACGCGGGCCGCGCCAGCGAAGCCGTCGTGGAAGCGGCGGCGGCCCTCCAGCGGGACCCGGACAACGAGGAAGCCCGCGCCCTCATGACCCGCGCGGTCGCCCCGCCGTCGCCGGGCCCCGGCCCCGCACCGGCACAGCCCCCCGCGCCCGGCCCCGGCTCCTCCCCTGCCGCACCCGCGGCCGGCTTCGACTGGCACCAGGCAGAGGACGAGGTCGCCGACATCGTCGAGCCGCGCTTCGTGACGGGTACGCCCGAGGAGCCCGGCGACTCCGGCGAACCCGGGGCGCCCCACGAGCCCGGTATGCCCGACGAGTCCGGTACGCCCGAGGCGCCGCTCACCGCCGACGGGAACGACGACCCGGGCGAGACCTCCCTCTGGGACGTGGAGTCGGCCGGCGGGCTGCGGCTGGCCGACGTCGGCGGGATGCGCGAGGTCAAGGAGCGGCTGGAGGCCGCGTTCCTGGCGCCGCTGCGCAACCCCGAACTGCGCAAGCTGTACGGCAAGAGCCTGCGCGGCGGGCTGTTGCTGTACGGGCCGCCCGGCTGCGGCAAGACGTTCCTGGCCCGTGCCGTCGCGGGTGAGCTGGGCGCGAGCTTCCTCAACGTCGCGCTCAGCGATGTGCTGGACATGTGGGTCGGCGCCTCCGAGCGCAACCTGTCCTCGATCTTCAAGACCGCCCGCCGCAACGCGCCCTGCGTCGTCTTCCTCGACGAGCTGGACGCGCTCGGCGGCAAGCGCAGCCGCATCCAGCACGGCGGGATGCGCAACACCGTCAACCAGCTGCTGACCGAGCTGGACGGAGTCGGCAGCGAAAACGACGGCGTCTTCGTACTCGCCGCCACCAACCACCCCTGGGACGTGGACTCCGCGCTGCGCCGTCCCGGGCGGCTGGATCGCACCTTGCTGGTGCTGCCGCCCGACGAGGAGGCCCGGCAGGCGGTGCTCCACTACCACCTGCGCGAACGTCCCGTCGCCGGGGTCGATCTCGGCAAGCTGGCCCGCCGTACGGACGGCTTCTCCGGCGCGGACCTCGCGCACGTGTGCGAGACAGCCTCCGAGTACGCCCTCATGGACTCCGTGCGCAGCGGCGAGCCCCGCATGATCGACATGGCCGATCTCACCAAGGCGGCCAAGGAGTTGCGGCCCTCCACCGAGGCGTGGTTCGGCACGGCCAGGAACGTGGCCATGTACGCGAACAACGACGGAACGTACGACGATCTGCTGGCCTACCTCAAGAAGCGGAAGCTGCTGTGA
- a CDS encoding tetratricopeptide repeat protein yields MNGHSPLVEKAELLLDADRPEEAATLLAQRIAEEPDDAAAWTRLVLAHLDTKEPERALEAARRAVELAPELPYAHRMLTLALLGCRRIDEAIAPAREAVRLEPESWMTHYTLAQALARIPGPRTPESIVACLEEALVVAREGVRRAPEEPRTHHQVAFVLQASGKGEEALAPLREALRLDPADARTRSTLVSLEQRLGKAKLTDVISAEADQQAAEPQNDNVRHNLDVRYHALLRRTRWIALLCLLVAVLNAQVYPSDDEMRKLPVDLGGRMYGLGIVVVICALTAVIAWRRLPRGSWRGMRRLCRRSTVVRLVPLSVAWCLLCAVALLVVAWTDRTPMRWITHAGWAVTLVAMYGDHAWRKIVVPKKLSRMYG; encoded by the coding sequence GTGAACGGACACAGTCCCCTCGTCGAGAAGGCCGAGCTGCTGCTCGACGCCGACCGCCCCGAGGAGGCAGCCACGCTGCTGGCGCAGCGAATCGCGGAAGAGCCCGACGACGCGGCGGCGTGGACGCGGCTCGTGCTGGCCCATCTCGACACCAAGGAACCCGAGCGGGCGCTCGAAGCGGCCCGCAGGGCCGTCGAGCTGGCGCCCGAGCTGCCCTACGCGCACCGGATGCTGACGCTGGCGCTCCTCGGCTGCCGGCGCATCGACGAGGCGATCGCCCCGGCACGGGAGGCGGTGCGCCTCGAACCCGAGTCGTGGATGACGCACTACACGCTCGCCCAGGCGCTGGCACGGATACCCGGGCCGCGTACGCCGGAGTCGATCGTGGCCTGCCTGGAAGAGGCGCTGGTCGTGGCGCGCGAGGGTGTGCGGCGCGCGCCGGAGGAGCCGCGCACGCACCATCAGGTGGCGTTCGTTCTCCAGGCGAGCGGCAAGGGCGAGGAAGCGCTGGCTCCGCTGCGCGAGGCCCTGCGGCTCGACCCCGCCGACGCCCGCACGCGCAGCACGCTCGTCTCGCTGGAACAGCGGCTCGGCAAGGCCAAGCTCACCGACGTGATATCCGCCGAGGCCGACCAGCAGGCGGCCGAGCCGCAGAACGACAATGTCCGCCACAACCTCGATGTCCGCTACCACGCTCTCCTGCGCCGCACTCGCTGGATCGCGCTGCTGTGCCTGCTGGTCGCCGTGCTCAACGCGCAGGTCTACCCGTCCGACGACGAGATGCGGAAGCTGCCGGTCGACCTGGGCGGGCGGATGTACGGGCTGGGCATCGTCGTGGTGATCTGCGCGCTGACCGCAGTGATCGCCTGGCGACGGCTGCCCCGCGGCTCCTGGCGCGGGATGCGGCGCCTGTGCCGCCGTTCGACGGTGGTGCGCCTGGTCCCGCTCAGCGTCGCGTGGTGCCTGCTGTGTGCGGTCGCGCTGCTCGTGGTCGCGTGGACCGACCGTACGCCGATGCGGTGGATCACCCACGCGGGTTGGGCGGTCACGCTGGTCGCGATGTACGGCGACCATGCCTGGCGCAAGATCGTGGTGCCGAAGAAGCTGTCGCGGATGTACGGCTGA
- a CDS encoding ribose-5-phosphate isomerase, protein MSSTPAPRPFRVVVGCDDAGLDYKEALKRDLKDDARVAEVTDVGVGSDEHTAYPHVAVEAARRVAEGEADRALLICGTGLGVAISANKVPGIRAVTAHDSYSVQRSVLSNNAQVLCFGQRVIGLELARTLLDEWLDQHFDETSASAEKVAAISGYERGC, encoded by the coding sequence ATGAGCAGCACCCCCGCACCCCGGCCCTTCCGCGTCGTCGTGGGCTGTGACGACGCCGGACTCGACTACAAGGAAGCGCTCAAGCGGGACCTCAAGGACGACGCACGCGTCGCGGAGGTCACCGACGTGGGGGTGGGCTCGGACGAGCACACCGCGTACCCGCACGTCGCGGTCGAGGCCGCCCGCCGGGTCGCCGAGGGCGAGGCCGACCGGGCGCTGCTGATATGCGGCACCGGCCTCGGCGTCGCCATCAGCGCCAACAAGGTCCCAGGCATCCGCGCGGTGACCGCGCACGACAGCTACTCCGTACAGCGCTCGGTCCTCAGCAACAACGCCCAGGTCCTGTGCTTCGGCCAGCGCGTCATCGGCCTGGAGCTGGCCCGCACCCTGCTGGACGAGTGGCTGGACCAGCACTTCGACGAGACCTCGGCCTCGGCCGAGAAGGTCGCCGCGATCAGCGGTTACGAGCGGGGCTGCTGA
- a CDS encoding dihydroxyacetone kinase family protein encodes MTRLFNDPARFTDDMVTGFAAAHPEHVRAVPGGVVRASRPGTAKVAVLTGGGSGHYPAFCGVVGPGFADGSVIGNVFTSPSAAQAHSVATEAESGAGVLFLFGNYAGDVMNFGQAAQRLTGEGIPARCFAVTDDIASATGGSDEERAKRRGIAGGFVVFKNASAAAEEGASLEEVVRVAEHTNARTRTLGVAFAGCTLPGQGEPLFTVPEGRLGLGLGIHGEPGVSESELTSAEDLARTLVEGLLAERPAEAAGNRVAVLLNGLGATKYEELYVLWASVSRLLAEAGLELVRPEVGELVTSLDMAGCSLTLTWLDDELERLWLAPADTPSYRRGEVAPQEPAVAARVPEPRAATAARTEVPTASGSAVAVSAAAVRALRAAHTLLHDQEERLGRLDAVAGDGDHGRGMCKGVDAALAAAERAHAANAAPAALLGAAGDAWAAEAGGTSGALWGAGLRAAGSALPADRAAEPAELAAAARAALEAVTGLGKAAPGDKTLVDALDPFVTAFHGRIAEGAGAAESFATAAGVARTAAEATAELRPRLGRARPLAERSVGTADPGAISLAMVLDEVATALATDV; translated from the coding sequence ATGACCCGACTCTTCAACGACCCGGCCCGCTTCACCGACGACATGGTGACCGGCTTCGCCGCAGCCCACCCCGAACACGTCCGCGCCGTCCCCGGCGGCGTCGTCCGCGCGAGCCGCCCCGGCACGGCGAAGGTCGCCGTACTGACCGGCGGCGGCTCGGGCCACTACCCGGCGTTCTGCGGCGTGGTCGGCCCCGGCTTCGCCGACGGCTCTGTGATCGGGAACGTGTTCACCTCACCGTCCGCCGCGCAGGCGCACTCCGTGGCGACCGAGGCCGAAAGCGGTGCCGGCGTCCTGTTCCTGTTCGGCAACTACGCCGGTGATGTCATGAACTTCGGCCAGGCAGCGCAGCGCCTGACCGGCGAGGGCATCCCGGCCCGCTGCTTCGCCGTCACCGACGACATAGCCAGCGCCACCGGGGGCTCCGACGAGGAGCGGGCCAAGCGGCGCGGCATAGCGGGCGGCTTCGTCGTCTTCAAGAACGCCTCGGCGGCGGCCGAGGAAGGGGCCTCCCTGGAGGAGGTCGTCCGGGTCGCCGAGCACACCAACGCCCGCACCCGCACCCTGGGCGTCGCCTTCGCCGGGTGCACCCTGCCGGGGCAGGGCGAGCCGCTGTTCACCGTGCCGGAGGGCCGGCTCGGGCTGGGCCTGGGCATCCATGGCGAGCCCGGCGTCAGCGAGAGCGAGCTGACCTCGGCCGAGGACCTGGCCCGCACCCTGGTGGAGGGCCTGCTGGCCGAGCGCCCCGCCGAGGCGGCCGGCAACCGGGTCGCCGTCTTGCTGAACGGCCTGGGCGCCACCAAGTACGAGGAGCTGTACGTCCTGTGGGCTTCGGTCTCCAGGCTGCTGGCCGAAGCGGGCCTGGAGCTGGTGCGCCCCGAGGTCGGCGAGCTGGTCACCAGCCTCGACATGGCGGGCTGCTCCCTCACTCTCACCTGGCTGGACGACGAGCTGGAGCGGCTGTGGCTCGCGCCCGCCGACACCCCGTCCTACCGCAGGGGCGAAGTCGCCCCCCAGGAACCAGCCGTGGCGGCACGAGTCCCCGAGCCTCGAGCCGCCACGGCTGCCCGCACCGAGGTGCCCACGGCGAGCGGCTCCGCCGTGGCCGTCTCCGCGGCGGCCGTCCGCGCGCTGCGCGCGGCCCACACCCTGCTGCACGACCAGGAGGAGCGGCTGGGCAGGCTCGACGCGGTCGCCGGGGACGGTGATCACGGGCGCGGCATGTGCAAGGGCGTGGACGCCGCACTCGCCGCCGCCGAGCGGGCCCACGCCGCGAACGCGGCCCCCGCCGCGCTGCTGGGCGCCGCCGGTGACGCCTGGGCCGCCGAGGCGGGCGGCACCTCCGGCGCGCTGTGGGGCGCGGGTCTGCGCGCGGCCGGTTCGGCGCTGCCCGCCGACCGGGCGGCCGAGCCCGCCGAACTGGCGGCGGCTGCCCGCGCGGCGCTGGAGGCCGTCACCGGGCTCGGCAAGGCGGCGCCCGGCGACAAGACGCTGGTCGACGCGCTCGACCCGTTCGTCACCGCCTTCCACGGCCGGATCGCGGAAGGAGCCGGCGCCGCCGAGTCGTTCGCGACGGCCGCCGGGGTGGCCCGTACGGCGGCCGAGGCGACCGCCGAACTGCGCCCCCGACTTGGGCGCGCCCGGCCGCTCGCCGAGCGCAGCGTCGGCACCGCCGACCCGGGTGCCATCTCGCTGGCGATGGTCTTGGACGAGGTGGCCACGGCACTGGCCACCGACGTCTGA